In the genome of Anabaena cylindrica PCC 7122, the window CAATAGGTGCAACTATTTCGCCGTTTTCTACCCAAAAACAGGCATAACGTGTCATACCTGTAATTCTACCAGTAGGGCGATCGCTCCAATTTAAATAATGCAAATTAGAAACATATAACCCTGTATCTAAACTGCTGAGAATATCCGCAAATGCTAAATTACCAGGACTTATTTCTGGCGCACGTAAGGTTTCTGAACTATTAGCACCGTTAGCGGGTTTATTATATTCCTTAGCAGTCCGAGAATTTACTAAAGTATTAATTAAAATTCCTTTTTCTACTAAATCTAATTCTGGTGCTGCCATTTCTCCTAAATCATTAAATCTCGGAACTAAACCCTGTTGAAAGTTTTCCTTCAAAGTGAACTTTCGTGAAAGTTGTTTTTCTTGACGTGATAAAACAGCCAAAGCACTATTACCTTGTTGAATATCGGCTTCACTGATAGCACCCCACGAAAGCATACTCAATAATTCAGCAACAGCGGACGGTGCAAAATAAGTTTTGTATTGTCCTTTTGGTAATTCTTTTGCGGGACGAGACAGCATGACTAATTGCTCTTTAGCATCATTTATTTTAGCAATATAATTAGATTCATCCCAATTGCTGCCAGCAAAAGTACCTTTAACAGCTTGTCCTAATTCATTAAACAAAGAATAATCTAAAGTGAAAGAATCAGTCACAAACCAGTGTTTTTGTCCGCCAGAATCACCATAAGCTCTAATCACAAATCCCCCAGCATAAATACCAGTGAAATCTAAATCAGTAACTGCTTCTAATATATGAGAAACTAAAGTTTCTGGAGTTAACAATTTACCTGAATTAACTTCTCTACTAGTATTATTCCCCGTTGGTAAAACCAAATAAGGGTCAATAGGTAATAGAGTCAACTCATCACGTAACTCTTGTAAAGCACTATATCCTAATTGCCAATCTATTTCCCAATCTCCAGTAAAAGGAAATTGACGAAAACTACTGCGCTGATTTGCCATTAAAGTCAATTTAATCCAACCATCAACCACTAATCCCGTTTGTCGCACCTTAGCATGATTGAAGCGAGTAAACTGACTAATTTCACTGCTAAGTCTCACAGTAAAATGTTCAGTTGCCATTTTCTTAATCAACAAACCTTCTACCAACTGATTAAAATTACTTTCTAAAACTGATAACTCTGCAAATTTCATAACTATTCTAAACCTACAATTAGCAAACACAAAAAAACTCAGCGAACCTCTGCGCTAACCTCCGCGTACCTCTGCGTTAAAAAAACTCCTCCTAACCTCCTCCAAAAACCTCAACATTAGCAAATACACAAAACGGTGAACCATGTCCTACCCAAATGGCTTGATTAGGTTCTCCCTTCCCACAAAAAGGTGTTCCATACATTTGCCAATTATCAGCATTTCCTACCTGAATTAAACTGTGCCAAAATTCTGGAGTGGTGGCACGATAATTAGGATTACGGATGGTTTTAGTAAGTTTACCGTTTTCAATTAATTTTGCATATTCACAACCAAACTGAAATTTATAACGGCGATCATCTATTGACCAAGAACGGTTAGATTCCATATAAACACCTTGTTCTATACCGCTAATCATTTCATCAAAAGTGGCGTTTCCTGGTTCTAAATTTAAGTTAGCCATTCTGTCTATAGCTGGTCGATTCCATGAAGAAGCACGAGCGCAAGCTACCCCCGGTAAATCTGCTCTAGACTGACTTTCTAAACTGCCTAAACCCCGTTGTAATATTCCTTCTTTAATGACATATTCTTTGGTAGCTACTGCACCAGTGTCGTCAAAACCATAGCTGGCAAATTCACCTTTTACGGTGGGGTCAAAGGTAATATTCATCAAAGATGAACCATATTTGAGTTGACCAAAATCTTCTTTAGTGACAAAACTACCTCCGGCATAGTTGCGTTCATCTCCTAAAATGCGGTCAATTTCTAAAGGATGACCAACACTTTCATGGATTTGCAGCATCATTTGGTCTGGTGCTAAAACTAAATTGGTGCGGGTATCTGGGCATTCTGGGGCTGTTAATAATTCTAATGCTTGTTCGCTGACTTTCTCCACTTGAGACCAGAGATGATCTTGTTTTAATAGTTCCCATCCGCCTTGATAAGAGTTGGCTTCTGTGCCATTGTTAGTACGTGGCTGAACGATCGCACCATCTTGAGCGATCGCACCAAAATGATTTCCCAGGGAAAGAATTTTTTGATACACTTCTGAACCATTGCTGCTGACAAACCAAGTTTCTTTCTCGCTGGTGTTAATTCTGGCGGTGGTTTGGACGATTTTGTCGTTAATTTTCAGCTTTTGGCAAACCCGAATCAGTAAATCGTTAATTTCTCCTGGACTAATAGCATCAAATGGTTCTACAAAAGGTGAGTTATATTCGCCTACAACCTTGGGACGTGTATTTTCATTAAATTTATATATCCACCATTCACTGGCTGCCAGTGCTTGTTTATAGGCTATTTGGGAGGCAGTTTGTAAGGATGGTAATGATAGAGAGTTGGTAGCGGCATAACCTAAACAACCATTTACCATTACTTCTAACATAGCTCCTGTGGTCAAATATTTACCGTTGCTTTTAGGTAAACCATCACGCACAAAATGAATGGATGCTGTTTCCTTGACGGCACGAATACCGATCCAATCAGCAGGAATGTTGAGATGAGCGATCGCTTTTGTTAATTCTGACCACATAACGCAAATTATAAAAAGATTGGTTAAGTTATTATGCTTAACACAAAAGTTATCTTATAAACACAAATTTGGTAATTTTTTTGGCACTTAAAATATTTTACCTAGTAATTTTTACTTATTTGCCCATAGTCAATTATCTAACTCAACTACAGATGACTTACCTTGAGCTAACATTTTTGGACGTAGATAGAGATTTTCTAACAACACTGCGACACCAGCCACCCAAGGGGGAACAATTACAGCGCCAATAATTCCTAA includes:
- a CDS encoding TldD/PmbA family protein: MWSELTKAIAHLNIPADWIGIRAVKETASIHFVRDGLPKSNGKYLTTGAMLEVMVNGCLGYAATNSLSLPSLQTASQIAYKQALAASEWWIYKFNENTRPKVVGEYNSPFVEPFDAISPGEINDLLIRVCQKLKINDKIVQTTARINTSEKETWFVSSNGSEVYQKILSLGNHFGAIAQDGAIVQPRTNNGTEANSYQGGWELLKQDHLWSQVEKVSEQALELLTAPECPDTRTNLVLAPDQMMLQIHESVGHPLEIDRILGDERNYAGGSFVTKEDFGQLKYGSSLMNITFDPTVKGEFASYGFDDTGAVATKEYVIKEGILQRGLGSLESQSRADLPGVACARASSWNRPAIDRMANLNLEPGNATFDEMISGIEQGVYMESNRSWSIDDRRYKFQFGCEYAKLIENGKLTKTIRNPNYRATTPEFWHSLIQVGNADNWQMYGTPFCGKGEPNQAIWVGHGSPFCVFANVEVFGGG
- a CDS encoding TldD/PmbA family protein, which translates into the protein MKFAELSVLESNFNQLVEGLLIKKMATEHFTVRLSSEISQFTRFNHAKVRQTGLVVDGWIKLTLMANQRSSFRQFPFTGDWEIDWQLGYSALQELRDELTLLPIDPYLVLPTGNNTSREVNSGKLLTPETLVSHILEAVTDLDFTGIYAGGFVIRAYGDSGGQKHWFVTDSFTLDYSLFNELGQAVKGTFAGSNWDESNYIAKINDAKEQLVMLSRPAKELPKGQYKTYFAPSAVAELLSMLSWGAISEADIQQGNSALAVLSRQEKQLSRKFTLKENFQQGLVPRFNDLGEMAAPELDLVEKGILINTLVNSRTAKEYNKPANGANSSETLRAPEISPGNLAFADILSSLDTGLYVSNLHYLNWSDRPTGRITGMTRYACFWVENGEIVAPIENLRFDESLYRFWGEENLVDLTDFQEFIPDVGTYESRQLGGSLVPGMLVKDFTYTL